From Bombyx mori chromosome 3, ASM3026992v2, the proteins below share one genomic window:
- the LOC692798 gene encoding cytidine deaminase has product MKQYLIKDRLTVISWSLTALGTARTNTTETNARTMDNFQIVDFNSLDETVQNLLMEAVKIRKRAYCPYSNFSVGAAILTEEDSRMYAGCNIENSTLTPSMCAERSAVAKAVCDGYTKFKCVAIVAHQREFTAPCGVCRQTLNEFCSSDGDIEIYLSRPTMDTVLCTKLSHLLPLSFVSFKKDSVIT; this is encoded by the exons ATGAAACAATATCTAATCAAAGATCGTTTAACTGTAATCAGTTGGTCGCTGACCGCACTGGGAACCGCGCGCACCAACACGACAGAGACAAACGCACGCACAATGGATAATTTTCAAATCGTGGACTTTAATTCTCtgg ATGAGACTGTTCAGAATCTGTTGATGGAAGCTGTCAAAATTAGGAAACGGGCCTATTGTCCTTATTCCAATTTTTCTGTTGGTGCCGCTATACTTACCGAAGAAGATTCGAGAATGTACGCCGGATGCAACATTGAGAACTCCACTTTGACACCATCGATGTGCGCAGAGAGGTCGGCTGTTGCGAAGGCTGTCTGTGACGGTTACACGAAATTTAAATGTGTGGCTATAGTAGCCCATCAAAGAGAATTCACTGCGCCCTGCGGGGTATGTCGGCAGACCCTCAACGAGTTCTGTAGTTCGGACGGTGACATCGAAATCTACTTGAGCAGGCCGACAATGGATACCGTTCTATGTACTAAACTATCACATCTTCTACCTCTTTCGTTCGTGAGTTTTAAAAAGGATAGTGTCATTACGTAA
- the LOC119630259 gene encoding uncharacterized protein LOC119630259 translates to MAQLIGNISEFDYKTQEWQIFYKKLENFLKLNKVLAEDWCSVLIAHLSDDSYRLVRNLVHPKEVEIVQWTELVRVLNGHFQPKRSTFADRAKFYGAIRMDGEKVENWAARLRGLAVHCNFGTELDTLLRDRFILGLKVGPERDRLFEQDSNSLTLSRAIEIAQETACARAARADVDGSEQLIKQEMVYRVSERRARGASAQAESSWASAAAARCAVCGLKGHSVEKCRFKDYKCMICGKKGHLKKVCSVKKVGKLSLNNMDDNESDGHECKKCDLYNLRISK, encoded by the exons atggctcaACTTATAGGAAACATATCTGAGTTTGATTATAAAACCCAAGAATGGCAGATCTTTTACAAGAAATTAGAAAATTTCCTAAAGTTGAACAAAGTTTTAGCTGAAGATTGGTGCTCCGTGCTTATTGCACATCTTTCAGATGATTCGTATCGGCTTGTGAGGAACCTCGTACATCCTAAGGAGGTAGAAATAGTACAATGGACTGAGCTGGTTAGAGTACTCAACGGACATTTTCAACCGAAAAGATCGACTTTTGCCGACAGGGCAAAATTTTATGGTGCGATCAGAATGGACGGTGAGAAAGTCGAAAATTGGGCGGCACGTCTGAGGGGACTCGCCGTGCACTGTAATTTCGGTACAGAATTAGATACGTTGCTACGTGATCGATTTATTCTAGGCCTGAAAGTAGGTCCAGAAAGAGATCGATTGTTCGAACAAGACTCGAACTCCCTAACGCTTTCGAGAGCTATTGAAATAGCCCAGGAGACTGCGTGTGCGCGGGCGGCGAGAGCTGATGTTGATGGTAGTGAGCAGCTTATCAAACAAGAGATGGTGTATCGTGTCAGCGAGCGTCGGGCGCGGGGCGCCTCGGCGCAGGCGGAGTCGTCGTGGGCATCGGCTGCAGCCGCGCGCTGTGCAGTGTGCGGGTTGAAAGGTCATTCCGTAGAAAAGTGCCGTTTCAAAGACTATAAGTGTATGATTTGTGGTAAAAAGGGTCACCTTAAGAAAGTGTGCAGTGTCAAAAAGGTCGGAAAACTGTCGTTAAATAATATGGATGATAACGAAAGCGATGGACACGAATGTAAAAAATGTGATTTGTATAATTTAAG GATTTCAAAATAA